One window of Trifolium pratense cultivar HEN17-A07 linkage group LG5, ARS_RC_1.1, whole genome shotgun sequence genomic DNA carries:
- the LOC123886041 gene encoding uncharacterized protein LOC123886041, with the protein MSTSMNPLDIPPYLRKNLEYTGNEMEFQESLLTLVSKKMVDFNGLKANNFDVEPYFVHQGWKRYFEMLNGPIYPDLLKHFWTKAKIFTKYEAKQEELQAIEKNPSLKGKSRKEMGTGTQIMSNICGLNLIYSKVHFNKLLGLDCKGMILDAFEKDTRYRDALLHRMFQDLSQKGKVKGMTDECRVLFKIIISSICPRLGGTDTISWTHRHLIYFLLIEKKCRIVKLVKKYNPELIANEQDFQVRTGDPFYIDGYPIISELDCEEVIQNYLERLREDGHEVTRDMVPPKPTTNLHSMQKRGSKRKVETQKVESKPDLLKQKKIKVEQEAEQRTKQKHEATTKKVVEESSGAQKRKLQLDDDADSKETDTDEQTIAARLQQRRKAPATKGKTLKITSNTDKELGYTKPLQTVHPDQPINISSSENSEEQSCSTDELIKRGKKGLSKLTSSDKSQQKDKQVLSDDPLIELEKHLSPDTLNNHTFSHETTQPHKSPEKQQPPTSTPSSQIKPSSDPQPDEPKQTSPTKSPEPNSKPIDSEPVSEPMDSEPTQTPSVEHESPVRIHTCAPRPPPLTMDDLVMSTSVFDEAFSRFKDPEVDVVSYVSRKDLHSIKFIKTPPELPKPYNVPYTYSKTSNPSADPFDSLSNQFYCDLLRLSELRNKFLVFPSDVDAEIYALKAKLSDLLEEIGQEIMEEIGQRGMEVARLMMDVVERASQKRLTLYSHAEFESTRSEAEAARKAADDMLLQALRDCRMESELINRLEAQRIETERLAQETVLLIEYPEDVGYSSDKGKAPMESDVDKLKVLEEAIGAQRSDHQVLASKVDSLDSKVDDLHTKFDQIIVLLSKP; encoded by the exons ATGTCTACTTCAATGAACCCTCTCGATATTCCTCCTTATCTACGTAAGAATCTAGAGTACACCGGCAATGAAATGGAATTTCAAGAATCACTGCTTACGCTGGTTTCTAAGAAGATGGTGGATTTTAACGGTCTGAAAGCTAACAATTTTGATGTGGAACCATACTTCGTTCATCAAGGGTGGAAAAGATATTTTGAGATGCTGAACGGTCCAATTTATCCAGATCTTCTTAAGCATTTCTGGACGAAAGCTAAGATCTTTACGAAGTATGAAGCTAAGCAAGAGGAACTGCAAGCTATTGAGAAGAATCCTAGTTTGaaaggtaaatctaggaaagaaatgggtACTGGTACTCAAATTATGTCAAACATCTGTGGTTTGAATCTAATTTATTCTAAGGTACACTTCAACAAGCTGCTTGGGTTAGATTGCAAGGGTATGATACTGgatgcttttgaaaaggatacaaggtATAGGGATGCTCTCCTTCACAGGATGTTCCAGGATCTCTCTCAGAAGGGTAAAGTCAAAGGAATGACTGACGAATGCAGAGTTTTGTTCAAGATTATCATATCATCTATCTGTCCAAGATTAGGTGGAACTGATActatctcctggacgcatcgtcatctcATATACTTTCTTCTGATTGAGAAAAAG TGCAGGATTGTTAAGCTGGTTAAGAAATACAATCCTGAACTTATTGCAAATGAA CAAGACTTTCAAGTTCGCACTGGTGATCCATTCTATATAGATGGTTATCCCATCATTTCTGAACTGGACTGTGAAGAAGTCATTCAGAACTACTTGGAACGTCTCAGAGAAGATGGTCATGAAGTGACAAGGGATATGGTGCCTCCAAAACCAACTACTAATCTTCACAGTATGCAGAAAAGAGGATCTAAAAGGAAAGTTGAAACTCAGAAGGTTGAGAGCAAGCCAGATCTTCTGAAACAGAAAAAGATCAAAGTGGAACAAGAGGCTGAACAAAGGACTAAGCAGAAGCATGAAGCTACTACTAAGAAGGTTGTTGAAGAATCATCTGGGGCTCAGAAGAGGAAACTGCAGTTAGATGATGATGCAGACTCTAAGGAGACTGACACAGATGAGCAAACTATTGCTGCTAGGCTACAGCAACGAAGAAAAGCTCCTGCTACTAAAGGTAAAACTCTTAAGATCACATCTAATACTGATAAGGAGTTAGGCTATACCAAACCCCTTCAAACAGTTCACCCAGATCAACCCATTAACATTTCATCTTCTGAAAACTCAGAAGAACAAAGTTGTTCAACTGATGAGCTGATCAAAAGAGGTAAGAAAGGACTTTCCAAACTTACCTCCTCTGATAAGTCTCAGCAGAAGGACAAACAAGTTCTCTCTGATGACCCCCTCATTGAGCTAGAAAAACACCTCAGCCCTGACACCCTAAACAATCATACTTTCTCACATGAAACCACTCAACCACACAAATCACCAGAAAAACAACAACCTCCCACTTCCACACCATCCTCACAAATTAAGCCATCATCTGATCCACAACCAGATGAACCTAAACAAACCTCTCCCACCAAATCACCTGAACCAAATTCTAAGCCAATAGACTCTGAACCTGTTTCTGAGCCTATGGACTCTGAACCAACCCAAACCCCAAGTGTTGAACATGAATCTCCTGtacgtattcacacttgtgctcctcGTCCTCCACCTCTCACCATGGATGATCTAGTCATGTCCACTTCTGTTTTTGATGAAGCATTCTCTCGCTTCAAAGATCCAGAAGTAGATGTGGTTTCTTATGTTTCAAGAAAAGATCTTCATTCCATCAAGTTTATCAAAACTCCTCCTGAACTACCCAAACCATACAATGTCCCTTACACCTATTCCAAAACCTCTAACCCTTCAGCTGACCCTTTTGATAGCCTATCAAATCAGTTTTACTGTGATCTTCTGAGGTTATCTGAGCTCAGGAACAAGTTCCTAGTCTTTCCCTCAGATGTCGATGCTGAAATCTATGCTCTCAAGGCCAAGCTGAGTGATCTTCTGGAAGAAATTGGTCAAGAGATCATGGAAGAGATTGGACAAAGAGGAATGGAAGTTGCCAGACTGATGATGGATGTTGTTGAAAGAGCAAGTCAAAAGAGATTGACTCTTTACAGTCATGCAGAATTTGAGTCTACAAGGTCTGAGGCTGAAGCTGCAAGAAAGGCTGCTGATGACATGCTTCTACAAGCTCTTAGGGATTGCAGGATGGAATCTGAATTGATCAACCGCTTAGAAGCTCAGCGTATTGAAACAGAGAGGCTAGCTCAAGAGACGGTTCTGCTGATAGAGTATCCAGAGGATGTTGGTTATTCGTCTGACAAAGGCAAAGCACCTATGGAATCTGATGTGGATAAGCTCAAAGTTTTAGAGGAAGCTATTGGAGCTCAAAGGTCTGACCATCAAGTTCTCGCCAGCAAAGTGGACTCGCTGGATTCTAAAGTGGATGATCTTCATACcaaatttgaccaaattattGTTCTCCTCTCTAAACCCTAG